TCGTTACTTCTGCAATGACGGATGCTGAATGAAAACTCACGATCTGGACATATTTGATCAACATTGACAAATATGAATTTAATGCCTGAAGCAGACAGACAAAAAATTACTCCATAATCAAGATGTTACTGACGTGAAAATGCTCAGAAAGGAAAATTGCTGGTGTATAAAGATATATTATAAAATCAGTTTTAAGTCTCTCACCATGTCCAGATTCAATACGAAAGCCAAGTGCTCTATTGTACCATGCCACAGCCTCCTTTTGCCCTCTCTTGAATCCAACATCAGGCTTATCACTGTCTCCTAGCATTGTCAATGTTTTTTCAAACAAGAAAGAAGAATGTGACTCAGAATGTTTGTAAAAGGCCACATAATCATAAAGATTAAACCCAAAGTCATAATCATAATCAATTTCCCTAAAATCCAAATGTCAGAGTGTAAATGGTGCCATTAAATGCTCTTTGTGAACTGGATACACTATACTTTTAGTCTAAGTTGCTAAATCATGGGATTTTTCTGGCGATTTCAGGTCCGAAACGTACCGGAATCAGATTCTGAAACGTTTCTCCTGTGGGTGCGTCCAGGGTTcgtgtttttagatgccaaaatgtttttgaaatattttgtgattctagtttgatctttttgatttCTTAAGATCTACAGTGCTGATTAGTGAGCTCAGAATTTAAATTAGTATATtatgtttcaaaattttaaatttgtaatggttttgtttagcataAGTATTGGCATATGACATTAAGTATTGGCATATGACATTCTAAACTTAATTCTAGTTTTGagctacatacatacatacatgtatgtatatgtatatatgcatatgttacatgtgtatgtatgtatatatacatatgtatgtatgtatgtatgtgtatatgtatgtatatataccaaTGGTGAACAGTAGCTTCCTTGGCTTTTAAAAGCTCAACTTTGTTGAATCGCAGTCCCTATCATTTTCAAAAGCCTGTTTTTGGTGGGAAGGATTTTTGTGCAAGATCTACCATAATTGTGTCTGGCACAAATGTAGCAACCATATTGTGCTATTAGATTCTCCTGGCCTCTATTGTAACTTGTACCTCATCAAGATAGTTCTCTTCTCTTCGGTGTACTCCATGAATAGATATTTCAGTAATATTAAGATTGCTTTATCCATTTTAGACAATTAGACATTCGCACAAAGATTGTTTGTTTTAGTTTTCATAACAGACTGGAAAAAGATATCAATCTAGACTTTTGTTTATTAAATTCAGAATAAATGTTTTTCTGCACTGAGGTTTACAGCAGTTATGGCAGGTTTATAGTTGGGCTTGTAAATTTACACAAGGGAAGAAAAATAAGTACAACAACAAGCTGCCACTTTATTGTCATTTTGTTAGTTGATGGCCGAGTTGCATGGAAATGGATACCATATTGGATATAATAGAAATACAACAAATTTTCAAGATTCCCAAATACAGATACAGCTAGATACAACaattataaaaatatacatatattcaGTAATGCATATATCTAAAGGTATTAGAACATAAATTAAACATATTTCTTTATAACCATTTTGATTTTTAAACTTCAGTTAAAAAGTAAATTGATAATTCTCTGTCTTTAGTGATTTAAATATGTGTGTGTAAGACAGACAGAGAAACAAGGAGAGAGAAATCAGTTTTTTAtggttattttttttataatattgaatGTTACTACTAAACAGGATACAGCATCAAAAAGTGCCATATCAGATAAGGCCCAAATATAGGCTTGAGTGATCTCGACTTATTTGGTTGGAGGATGTATGCCAAACTATTGGCCCATGCGTGGTTAAGGACTGATTTAATAAGGTGTCCCTACGAAACAATCTCTAACTATGACAGCAAGCACTCATGCAGAGAAATCAATAGTATCTTCAATCGTCAGGCATTTTGGAACAATGACAAAATGAAGAATGCCTCAGTGCCCTAACTTCAAGGCTTATCTCTAAAACATACAAAGCTCTATGAAAGTTGTTGTCAAACAATCTGGGCCTTCTTGGCCCCAATCATATAGAAAATTTAGAGGAACTAAAGAAGGGTATGTCCTTTTTTTCACCGTGCTTTGATAATTATGTAAACCCTCCTATAAGGGATTTTTGTTGAATTTGTATTCAACAGGAGGTATCCCCTTGGCAGTACTTGCctaacaaaaaaaaccaaaaatatataTGGCATCTTGCAATGCCCATctccaactttttttgaaaatggtgtatCAATATTGTCTCCCATACGAATATATGTCACCATCTCTTGGTAACAATGCATCTAGGTGATGTTCACAAGAGTGAAGTACTAGGAAATCTTGGAAGGTCACCTATCCCAATACTATTCCAGTTTAAGTGTGCTTACCCATGTTGTTTTCCCCACAATCAAGCTCATTTATCTTGCAACACCATTTTCAGAACTTCCAGCAGGTATTGTGCATTAGTAACCATTCAATTAGAGCTCCCTAGCTCTTTCATTTtaataaatttgcaaataaaagcaAAATTTTAAAACACATACCAGTCAACTGATCAGATATTATCATTTCACGCTCACACCTCCTTGCACTCAATTCTTGCTTCATCTTCTTAAGGTCTTCAATTGTGGACTTAGTGGAAGAAAGTGACTCAGCATTAACCAGCCATTGCTCACGTTTGTTTCCATTCACTGCAAAACAAACAAGTCGGCAATCAATAGAAACTTTAGAGACATTCTAAAGCCATCTATTTTGAAAATATAAGCCCATATTTGACATTCTAAAATCAACCTAAATATAATGTACTTTTGTGTGTGAATTGGTATCACTTGCAAATGTATTTTCTAATATCATATAGATTTAATTCTGGTTCCTACATGTGTACCTAATTTCTTGGTTGCACATTTTGATCTGGCGTAGAGGAAGCAGGGGCTGGATATTTACAGGAACAAGTAAACATAATTTTCTTCAATTGGCAATTAATGTCTAGTTTCATGCTTAATAGGAATATTTTTACAAATTTGATTTCCATAAAAAACTTGCTGATAGAGATTTTGCTGATCAGCACTCAATAGTTAAGCACATTTTGTTCGTGttagaaataagccacacccggaccgacgatggactggtccaagaggggccagtagctcagtggtagaacactctagcagcgtatggaaggtcctaggttcgagtcctagctggtccatgtttcaacatggtatcagagctaggtccagcctaggagccccaagcacacgagaggtatggcttaaggaggggtgttcgtgttggaaataagccacacccggaccgatgatgactggtccaagaggggtggtagagcactctagcagtgtatggaaggtcatAGGTTTGAGTCCtaactggtccatgtctcaacacattTCACAATTTTAATACAAAATAACTTCTAAGATTTATTGGTAGCACCCACATGGAAAACCCTTATAACATAACAGCTCCTCCATGGGACCATTGCATAATTttgttttataaattcaaagatctAAGGAGTAATTTATTCTGCCTAATGTTCTCAAGACTAGCATTCTGCCGGAACGGCACCCCGGTGAGCCTGTATAACAGCTAAATGAATTCACTAGTGGAATGTGTAATAGCCTAAAATGCATTCAAAAAATTTTCCAAGTCTCATATTATTTTCCAGTGTCTCTTCAGCTGGGACAAAGAAGTACTTGAATGGCAGGCAACACGATGGAGCTGACAAATTTCCAATACCCAAACCATTGAATCAGAGGACAAAGAGAAACCATATTAATGAGCATAAATGAGTTAAGTAGGCCAATAGAGAAGTCTCTGGGTAAAAATCCCTGTAACATAATCTTAGCTGAATTGCAATGGTGAAAAACTAGGGTAAGAGGATGGCATGTTACAAATTTTAACTTACCCGCCTTTGTGTGAAGATAAGTCTGCTCCAACTTGCCATTAAGTGTTTCAAGTTCTTTAATCTTTCCTGTAAAAGAGCAATAGAAAAAAAAGGAAAGATCGTCACTTGTGAACATCTAGAAAAGAAACGAAATAGATTTTGTGGAAGCCATATCTTATGCACCATTGCTGTACTTTTTGTCTTGAAACGATGAAACGCAAAGGGAGAAAAGTTTTAAAAACCTATATAATGAGCAATATCGCGAGCTGTGTATTTACAGCGTTCCAAGGAATGGATGCAGGTGGACTCCCAGCGATCTAGTCTTCGACGCACTTCTTCCATGTCTCTGTAAATTCTTTGATAATTCATTTCCGATCGATGGAAAAATTATGGTTTTTCTCATAGAGGAAAATTTTGAACTTTGTAAGTGGAgggaaaaatatattttataatgtaACAGCGCAATGCCCAAATTTTGGAATGAGCTTGAACACCACTACTACCTAGGTGTGAAGGAAAACAAGTGGAAGTATGTGTCTTaatttagaaatagaaatagtcaaatatcatttgaattataattgaaattgaaatatacgtattgtaaattaaaattatatgtattgtaatttgatttttatttttattttgagaaatgAAATTGTATTATAAATAGtaagatatattataatattatatatatttttaagagtTGTGAAAGATTTAgactaaattaaattttttaacttatttaataaattattataatttaatttataattcatTTAGAGATAAGATtagggttaagttagggttatcttTAAAATTGGTGTTAGATAAGTCTTAGGTTAAATTTTTAGCTAATTATATTATATCATTTAAATATTATTCTAATGAAAAATTGCAAGCTAAAGAAAAAAAGTAatctaccaaaattaaatattcGAAGTCATATTTCTAATTTATTGAATTAATCCTAAAAATGCGAATAAAGATTTGTCAACTATTCAAAAATTAAGTTTGGATTATGGTTAAGTTGTAATTATGTTTAAAGTTAGTGTTAGGTTATGTTTAAGTTCATTTAGAGATATGATTAGATTTAAGATTAAGTTAGGGTGATATAGATAAACAAATTAGGGTTCTtataatattgtattttaattattatattattattattattatattataattatattataatattattgtgaattttttttatattaattatttgttttttttgtttttttttgttttcttatcgATAAAAGGACGAAGCCGAAATTTTATTATAAAGAATGAATGTTACACCTCCATTTTGTGTGGgcatcggtaggaaagaatggagggaagaaaaccttcgATCGAGCCCAGATCCTTTAATGGATCAGAAAAGTCAAATTGATATTTTATCTAACTAATTTTATTCTACAAGAAACATGCATTCTTGGTTACATACATTTCTAGGAAATA
The nucleotide sequence above comes from Cryptomeria japonica chromosome 11, Sugi_1.0, whole genome shotgun sequence. Encoded proteins:
- the LOC131047105 gene encoding kinetochore protein SPC25 homolog isoform X4; protein product: MNYQRIYRDMEEVRRRLDRWESTCIHSLERCKYTARDIAHYIGKIKELETLNGKLEQTYLHTKAVNGNKREQWLVNAESLSSTKSTIEDLKKMKQELSARRCEREMIISDQLTGDSDKPDVGFKRGQKEAVAWYNRALGFRIESGHGIKFIFVNVDQICPDREFSFSIRHCRSNDCYSCTEELLDELNRTNDLFKFVRVMRGKFQEHSSKG
- the LOC131047105 gene encoding kinetochore protein SPC25 homolog isoform X3, with the protein product MNYQRIYRDMEEVRRRLDRWESTCIHSLERCKYTARDIAHYIGKIKELETLNGKLEQTYLHTKAVNGNKREQWLVNAESLSSTKSTIEDLKKMKQELSARRCEREMIISDQLTGDSDKPDVGFKRGQKEAVAWYNRALGFRIESGHGIKFIFVNVDQICPDREFSFSIRHCRSNDCYSLLDCDPIFEGTEELLDELNRTNDLFKFVRVMRGKFQEHSSKG
- the LOC131047105 gene encoding kinetochore protein SPC25 homolog isoform X1; translation: MNYQRIYRDMEEVRRRLDRWESTCIHSLERCKYTARDIAHYIGKIKELETLNGKLEQTYLHTKAVNGNKREQWLVNAESLSSTKSTIEDLKKMKQELSARRCEREMIISDQLTGDSDKPDVGFKRGQKEAVAWYNRALGFRIESGHGIKFIFVNVDQICPDREFSFSIRHCRSNDCYSLLDCDPIFEGTEELLDELNRTNDLFKFVRVMRGKFQEHSSKGYKQPASNIKA
- the LOC131047105 gene encoding kinetochore protein SPC25 homolog isoform X2, whose amino-acid sequence is MNYQRIYRDMEEVRRRLDRWESTCIHSLERCKYTARDIAHYIGKIKELETLNGKLEQTYLHTKAVNGNKREQWLVNAESLSSTKSTIEDLKKMKQELSARRCEREMIISDQLTGDSDKPDVGFKRGQKEAVAWYNRALGFRIESGHGIKFIFVNVDQICPDREFSFSIRHCRSNDCYSCTEELLDELNRTNDLFKFVRVMRGKFQEHSSKGYKQPASNIKA